A stretch of Henckelia pumila isolate YLH828 chromosome 4, ASM3356847v2, whole genome shotgun sequence DNA encodes these proteins:
- the LOC140861401 gene encoding uncharacterized protein, which produces MECDASGVGIGGVLMQGGKPVAYFREKLSGASLNYPTYDKEFYALYKKGKENVVADALSRRYVLLTTLDSKFLGFEYVKALYVSDVDFGEIYVSCMRGPKDKFYLHDGYLFKDDKLCIPKSSIRELLVRKSHSGGLMGHFGVAKTYQMLH; this is translated from the exons atggaatgtgatgcatcaggtgtaggGATTGGAGGCGTTTTGATGCAAGGGGGAAAGCCAGTGGCGTACTTCAGGGAGAAGTTGAGTGGAGCAtctttgaattatcctacctacgacaaggagttcTATGCGTTG TACAAGAAAGGTAAGGAGAATGTAGTGGCGGATGCATTGTCAAGAAGGTACGTGCTCTTAACTACTTTAGATTCTAAATTTTTGGGGTTTGAGTATGTGAAAGCGTTGTATGTgagtgatgttgattttggtgagatttatgTGTCATGTATGCGTGGTCCAAAGGATAAATTTTACTTGCATGATGGCTATTTGTTTAAAGATGATAAATTGTGCATTCCTAAATCTTCAATTAGGGAGTTACTTGTTAGGAAATCGCATAGTGGTGGTTTAATGgggcattttggtgtggctaagaCATATCAAATGTTGCATTAA